In Robbsia sp. KACC 23696, a single window of DNA contains:
- a CDS encoding amino acid ABC transporter permease → MKLDFSPVFAGWTDLLHGALVTIEVTAAALLLSCALGLLIGIGRLSRTRPLIYGFCTAYLTFFRGTPLLVQLFLLFFGLPQFGITLPAFVCGMLGLGLYSAAYVSEVVRGAIHSVERGQMEAARSIGMSSGQAMRAIILPQAVVRMIPPLGNEFIALIKNSALVSLLTIDDLMHEGEKIISVSYRSLEVYLVIAVMYLCMTQLTSYLLHRAERRLRAGGMVQ, encoded by the coding sequence GAGGTCACTGCGGCGGCCTTGTTGCTCAGCTGCGCATTGGGTCTGCTGATCGGGATCGGGCGTCTGTCTCGTACACGGCCACTGATCTACGGCTTCTGTACCGCCTATCTGACGTTCTTCCGCGGCACGCCGCTGCTGGTGCAGTTGTTTCTGTTGTTCTTCGGCTTGCCGCAGTTCGGCATTACCTTGCCCGCCTTCGTCTGCGGCATGCTCGGTCTGGGCTTGTATTCCGCCGCCTACGTCTCGGAAGTCGTACGCGGCGCGATCCATTCCGTCGAGCGCGGTCAGATGGAAGCGGCGCGCTCGATCGGCATGTCGTCGGGGCAGGCCATGCGCGCGATCATTCTGCCGCAGGCGGTCGTCCGCATGATCCCGCCGCTAGGCAATGAATTCATCGCCCTGATCAAAAACTCGGCGCTCGTCTCCTTGCTGACTATCGACGATCTGATGCACGAAGGCGAGAAAATCATCAGCGTCTCGTACCGCTCGCTCGAAGTCTATCTGGTGATCGCCGTGATGTACCTGTGTATGACCCAGCTAACCAGCTATTTACTGCACCGCGCCGAGCGGCGCCTGCGCGCTGGAGGAATGGTGCAATGA